The genomic interval GCATCCGCCGAGCCAGGCGCCGACCGGCAACAGGTCGGAGAGGGATCCGGGTCGTTTCATCATGGGCGGGACATGGCGTCTGGGGTGCCCCTTGTCCATGGCCTGGCGGTAAACGATGCGTCAGGCGCCGGTGAACGGGCGTCGGATGGACGCCGAAGGTGGCGGCGGTTCCGCAGGGGCGGGCGGGGCATCCGCGCTTGTGGGCAGCAACGTTGCGGGGTATGGAGAAATTCATGATCCGAACCGCGCTCTATCCGGGGTCCTTCGACCCCGTCACAAACGGTCATCTCGACATCCTGCACCAGTCCCTGGCCCTGGCGGACCGGGTCGTGGTGGCGATCGGCATCCATCCGGGAAAGTCGCCGATGTTCGGCTTCGAGGAAAGGGTCGAGATGATCCACGCCTCGGCACGCGATGCCTTCGGCGAGGCCGATTCGGAGCGCATTTCCGTGATCTCGTTCGACAACCTGGTCGTCGAGACGGCGCGGCGGCTCGGCGCGCGTTATCTGGTGCGCGGCCTGCGCGACGGCACTGATCTCGACTACGA from Polymorphum gilvum SL003B-26A1 carries:
- the coaD gene encoding pantetheine-phosphate adenylyltransferase, producing the protein MIRTALYPGSFDPVTNGHLDILHQSLALADRVVVAIGIHPGKSPMFGFEERVEMIHASARDAFGEADSERISVISFDNLVVETARRLGARYLVRGLRDGTDLDYEMQMAGMNATLAPDIRTVFMPASPEVRHITATLVRQIAKMGGDITAFVPGPVAGRLKARAQGLE